Sequence from the Paenibacillus tundrae genome:
AGACTGTTACCCGGCATGTTAACGATGACAGCAGTTGTTATGATCTGGTTGCTCTGCACCGATCCTTCCCGCTTGGCCGCTCTTCGTGGTGACATTGTCGCAGGGGTATTATACATAAGCAATTGGTGGTATATCTTTCATCATGTATCCTATTTCGAAAGCTTTGGTCCACCGTCCCCATTTGGTCATTTTTGGTCGCTAGCTGTAGAAGAGCAGTTCTACATCGTGTGGCCTTTATTGATGGTCGCGGCAATTGTTTTATTCAAACGTAAGGGATGGCTAGTTGTCTTTATTGTGATCATGGCTGAATTATCAGCAGGTGCAATGGCAATTATGTACAACCCAGATCTGGATCCAAGCAGGGTCTATTACGGAACAGATACCCGTGCATTTGCGTTACTAGCGGGTGCTGCGCTAGCTGTAGTCTGGCCTAGCCGGAAGTTGTCTTCGTCACTCGCAAATGGTAATCGATTGGGCATGGATGCAGCAGGTATAGCTGCTCTATTACTGTTAATCTATATGATGCTGAACTCCAGTGAATACGATTCTTCGTTATATCAGGGGGGCATGGTAATCCAAGCTATTGCAACGACGATATTAGTTGCTGTACTTGCGCATCCTTCGTCGTTCCTGGCACGGATCATTGGTGCTAAACCACTACGTTGGATAGGTGAACGTTCATATGGGTTGTATCTGTGGCATTATCCGGTGATCGTGCTGACGAGCCCAACTGTAGATACGGGTGGTGCACACCCGGTACGAATCATTCTACAGGTGCTGGCAACGGTTGTTCTGGCATCACTATCACTTAAATATATTGAGAACCCCATCCGTTATAATGGATTCCGTAACACGTTATCGAGGATGTGGGGGCGAGGTCATCGGCATGGAGTTTCCCACATGTGGTGGAAACGTTCAGCTCTCGTTCTCTCCATGCTCCTGATGGTTGTAACGGTGTCACAGATGGTGATTGCCTCTGAATCGAATTCAGATTCCCATTCGGAGTCCATGTCAACCACGCTTAACAGCGATCATTCGGTCACGGAAGAGAAGGGACAAGATGTTGTACCTGCAACGGTCGCTCCATCTGACCCAGGTAATAAGCAAGATGAGAAGACCGATAAGCCGGTTGCCGGGTCAGATGATCATTCAGGTAAGAATGACCCACCTGCCAATCCGCCAGATTCCTCCTCTAAGCCCGAGGAGCAAGCAACGGATGGAGGTAAAGAAACACCTACGGAACAGCAAGATAACAGTGGAGAATCGGGAGAGGGTGCGGAAAATTCTACCGATCAGGCTACCCAGTCACCTGAGGAATCTGATCACACATCGGATGAGCCTAAAGGCGATACCAATTCAGCAGCTTCAGACGAGAAAATCCGCTATACAATCATCGGTGATTCAGTCATTCTCGATGCCAAGCCTTATCTGGAACAGACAATGGCAGGCGTGCATGTCGATGGGCATGTTGGTCGTCAGATGTGGCAGGCTGCGGATGTATTAAGTGAATTGAAAAAGAACAATCAGATGGGCAGTAAGGTTATATTGGAACTAGGCACCAACGGGTCATTTAATTCCAAAAATCTAAAATCGGTTCTCGAATTCTTGAAGGACGAGGAACATGTGTATCTGGTTACGGTACGAGTGCCTAGACCTTGGGAACGGACAGTTAACAAAGCATTGAACGAGGCGGCTACGGAGTATAGCAATGTCTCACTTATTGATTGGAATGCTGCGAGCGAAGGCCAGGATGCTTATTTTGAAAAAGATGGCGTACATCTCACGGCTGAAGGCTCAGAAGCTTTTGCTGCGCTCGTGAAAAATAGTATCAAATAAATGGCTGGAATGAGCCGATTCTGCTTCTACTTCATTAAGCACTTATTCAATTTATTTTGTATTAATCACCATTTTCCAACGTTTCAACGAAAATGTTCATGAAACAGCCCTCCTAGTGAGGGCTGTTTTTTTTACCAATCAGATGGGGTTATAAGTTACATTTCAGCTATTCTTAACGCTAAACATCGGATTACGCTACGCTTAGAGAAAAGGAAAAATGTACTTTGAAAATAATTTTACTTAATACTAGTAAAATTTTATTGATTTTTTACTAAAAATAATGATAAATTAGTGATGTTCAATTGTAAACGTTCTCATAAAGTAACTAGGGAGGTTAGTTCATGAAAGATTCTAGATCCAGATCCAAGAAAACGAAAAGAAAGACAATCCCCATCGCCGCATTGTCGGCAGCTCTGATGTTAACCTCATCGCCAAGTCTCATATATGCGGAAACAACAACGGCTGTGCAGGAGGAAACTGTGCAGGGAGAATCTATACAAGAAGAGTCTGTAAAAGAAGAGTCGATACAGGGTGGACAGGAAGCTGTGGTCGATGATCCATCTGTAACTGCACCAATAGAACAAGAGTCTGCTATACCTGTCACTCAGCAGAACACCCAGCTGAGCACTCAGTTAATCTCCAGCACTCCGGAGGGATCACCTGAAGCACAGAAATCTAGATTTTACACAGCAACGTATGTGTCCGATAGCTTGAATCAGAAGGAAATGAGTTATCGGGTATACCTTCCAGAAGGATATTACGATAGCACAAGAACGTATCCTGTTGTCTATTTGCTTCATGGAGAGAATAATACCAGTGAGCAGTTTGAGTCCAGTGGCATTGCAAACAAGCTAGATCAGTGGATGAAGGATGGAACACTTCAGAAAATGATTGTCATTATGCCAGACTCAAGCAAAGGGAGCTATTTCGTCAATCAGACGGAAGGTGATGATCAAGGAAACTGGGAGAATATGATTGTAAATGATCTGGTTCCCGTAGTTGATGGTAAATTCAGAACAATTGATAAACCACAGTACAGAGCAATTACGGGTATTTCCATGGGTGGTTTTGGTGCTTTTGTCGTCGGGCTTGATCATCCAGAGGTATTTGGTTCGATTGGAAGCCATCGAGCTCCGCTGGGCATGACCATTGCTGGAAAGAATCCGATGGAGATGATAAAGAGCAAATCAGAGAATGAGTTGAAAGCGTATTCCATTTATCTGGATGGCGGTGCGGATGACCCTAATACATATGCAGATAACTCCACGAATGCTATTCACGCTCATCTGCGTTCCAAATCCATCTCACATGGCTACCAGATGCGTCCGGGAGATCATACCACCGATCCACTCGTGGATCTGAACCGTTCTTTGGGTGCTTTTAATGCTAAGTTTGCCAAAGGCATTCTAACAGGCAGCTTTACGGCTACGCCTCAAGCATTGGGTACCGATACGAATGAGGTTCGTGTAGCCTACACAACTCAATTGGATCGGACTGCGGCACAGCTGTTCCAGAATAACGGTACAGATCAGGATTTTGAGTTGTCTGTATCGCTGAAGGTAACTAATCCAGCGGGTGAGCTCTTGTACAGTGATACGAATAACGCAGGGGACATGATTACGGGTTCGGCTGAATCTACTTTTGAGGACAGTTTTAATATTCCAGTGGATCAGCTGGGCAGCAGTAAAAGTACAACTGTTTCTCTCGAAGCCTCGTTACTTGGCTCAACGATATCGCTGGGTTCCAAACCCTTAATCCGCGTTACGCCAACAGGTACGTTGCCTGAAGATATTCAGATTGATCTGCTTGGTGATTGGAAATTTAAGAAAGATTCATATCCAGGGCCATCGCTACATGGAGAAGCCGACAATGTGGACACGACGGATTGGGCAACTGTGCAGCCGGGTCTGGACTGGTGGACAGACGGGTTCGGCGGTTATGAGGGGCTGAATAATTATTACGGAGCTGCTTGGTATCAGAAGACATTTTTTGTTCCTGAAGATTTCCCAGATCAGGATCTGACCTTAATGGCTGGCAAAATAGATGATGCTGACATCACCTATATTAATGGGACTAAAGTTGGCGAGACAGGTTTCGAGAACGGCGTGTATAAGTCCTCTTACTGGGCAGCATCACGTGAGTATAAAATCCCGAGTAATCTGCTGAAACGGGGTCAGGTCAATACGATAGCCGTGTACATGCTTAACGATAACGGCGGCGGTGGCTGGTATTCGGGGCCTATAGGCATTTACACGAAGGCGGCGATGCAAAAAATTAAAGACCTACCTTCTGAGGTGCCTAGTGAGAATGAAGTAACGTCAGTGAAGGAGTTTGCGGCTAAGCAGTACCAGGCCATAGATCAGAAAAATCTGACTGCTTACGCAGATACATTGTCGGCTAAATATTTTGAGAAAGGCATTGATAAACTGAAGTTGCTGGAACAACGTCAACAGTGGACTAAAGATTATGCAACAATCAAAACCAAGATCAACAATCCGTATGTGTTCACACTGGATAACCGTTACTTGTATACGGCTGAAGTTGTCGTAACAGGAACCAAAGCAGATGGAACGGAGACGGTACTCCAGCAGGGAACGGTATCCCAATATTATCAGCAGGAGAACGGTAAACTTCGAGAAACAGGTGACCAAAAACTGTTCTTTGTGACGGAGTTTTATTCCGAAAGTGCGAAGCGGACGGTCAAATACAGAGTTTATCTGCCACAGAGTTATTTGACGAATCCAGACAAGCGTTATTCTAGTGTGTATTTACTTCACCAGTTTAACAGTGATAGTGAGTCCTACGAGATTGACAAAATCGATCAGATTTTGAACAAAGAGATCGCTGCAGGACGATCCAAAGATATGATTGTTGTTATGCCTGACTCTTCCGGAATGAGCTGGTGGGTAAATGGTGCAGAGCCTGATGGTGTGAAATGGCAGGACATGGTAGTTAAGGATCTGGTACCGCATGTAGATCAGGAATTCAGAACGATTGATGATGCACGTTACAGAGGAACCTCCGGTGTGTCTATGGGCGGATTCGGTTCCTTCGCGATTGGTTTCCAATACCCGGATCTATTCTCTTCAGCAGCAAGTCATATGGGGGCAATTAACTTTACTCAAGCAGGCCAGAATCCAGTTGAGATTATTAAATCTTATCCTGTTGAAGCGTTGAAACGGTATTCCATTTACTTAGATTCAGGTAATGAGGATGTGTACAAATTTGATGTGCCGGTAACGACGCTTCACAAGTATTTGAAGGATAATCATGTAGAACATTATGCCGAGATTCGTGACGGACTACATGACAGTGCCTTCTATACCAAGTCGATAGACTTGTCGTTCGCTCAGCACAGCAGACATTTTGCTGATGCACATGTTGCAGACGGAGTTTTGGCTGGAAGTCTCAATATCCAGAGTGGAGCTGGCAACAAAACAGTGGCATATCAGGTAACTGCAAAAGAACAGTTAAACGCTTATGTAGATCACATTCCGACTTCACCTTATGTGAAAAATCAGACGCCAGATCTACACATTCCTGTCATTCTTGAACTCGTTAATCAGGCTACAGGAGAGCGAGTTGCAGTACAACAGGATGCACTTAAAGCTCGTACTGGCGGTGTATCGAAGGAGGGTACACTAACTGTTCCTGCTCTTCAAGATGGCAATTACAGCTTAAGACTGAAAGCTTCGGTACTAGATCGCACGTTTACACTTGCTACTGCGAATTACACGGTAGGTGGTTCAACGGGAGGATCTTCCGGTAATACTGGGGGGAGCTCCACAGGAGGTTCTTCATCTGGTACACCAGCTGTCACTCCGGCTCCACCGGTTGCTACACCAGGAGCAAATACGAATACGGACGGTGTTAACGGTGCAACCACGGTAAGCCGTGAAGATGTTGCTGCTGCGCTGGAGAAGCAAACAGAATTATCGATCAAACTCGCAGAGGGAATCTCACTTGTGCTTCCATTTGATGCTTTGAAACAAATCGTGTCAGAGCTGGGTTCTGAATTCAAGTTATTGAATCTGAAATCAATACCTGTTGCAGCCACTGAACAAAATTCGAAGATTGCGTCGGCTGGACAGCGTTTGGGCGGTCAGCTCAAGTCAGCCGGATCGTTCATCAGCTTGGAACTGTCTGCTACGCTTGAAGATGGCACAGTTCGCCAGTTGAATCCTACGTTTGGGCGGCCGGTTCAAATTGAACTTGCAGCAGATGCTGGAACCGATCACCACCTTGTCGGTGTGTATCACTGGAACGAGAAGGGTGAAGTAGCATTTAAGCGCAGTACATGGAATAGCGAGACAGACACAATGGAAGCCCAGATCAATGAATTGGGAACCTATAGTCTGATGACTTTTACGAAGCCATTCAATGACGTTCAGTCCGGTTCATGGTATAACCGTGCTGTCGAAGTGATGGTTGCTCAGCACATCGTTAAAGGAGTTAACGATGCGGATTTTGCACCTCAAAGTCCTGTGACGAGAGCAGAGTTTGCCGCTCTACTTACCCGTATGCTGGGGCTTGAAGAAACAGCAAATGCACCGTTTGCTGATGTGGCTCAGGACAAATGGTACGCTTCCTCCGTTGCGGCTGCATATCAAGCAGGTATTATCAACGGTGTGTCTGATGCGGCTTTTGAACCAAACAGACAGATTACACGAGAGCAGATGGCTGTTATGACTTATAATGCATTGCAAACGCTATACCCAGGCGAGGGTGGAACCAGTCATGATGCGTTGGCTGAATTCACCGATGGAGGAGATATTCATCCTTGGGCTCAGCAGCAACTGTCTACACTTGTACAGCTTGGATTAATCCAGGGTAATGGTAAGTCTATGAAGCCTCAGGGTACTGCAACCCGAGGTGAAGCTGTGCAGGTGTTATTGAACCTAATGGAACATAAGGGTCAGTAATACCCTACGGAACAGCTAATTGATAGATACGTAATAATCTTAAAAGGACAGACAAGTTTTAAACCTTCTGCTCGCGGCCACGCGGGCTGGAGGTCTTTTTTTCATAATAGGGTGTTACTCTGTGCAGGGGATTCTTCAAGGTTCTAGGATGTTATTGTTGGGCATTCAACCAGACATCTGATACACTATTTATCAGGTGAATTAATTGTGATGATCTCACTGAATTCGCAACAGGCTAACGTATTCGGAATTGCAGAATTGTTCATGATGGGGTCATAGCTGGAAGAAAGGAACGTTATGTATTATGGCAACGATTAAGGATATCGCAGGTCAGGCAGGTGTATCTATTGCTACCGTCTCTAGAGTACTGAATTATGACCCAACCCTCTCCGTATCAGACGAGACGCGTAAGCGTATACTCGAAATTGCTCAACAATTAAATTATCGGACGCCAAGGGAGCGTAACGGTAGTGGGGCTGCACATGGGGTACCCAAAGAAACTCGGCGTATTGGACTCATGAACTGGTATACAGATCAGGAGGAGATGTTGGATCCGTATTACCTGGCTATTCGACTTGGCATTGAAAGAGAATGCTTCAAGCATCAGTTCGAACTTATGAAGATGTATAAGCACAGCACTGGAGAGGGCATTGACTGGAATGGGGAAGCCCCTGATGGAATCATTGCCGTTGGAAGGTTTGAGCAGAAGGATATCGATTGCTTTCCGGCTAATCTAGATGCAGTTGTGTTTGTCGATTCATCACCGGATGAAGAGCATTTTGATTCGGTTGTTTTTGATATGCGTCATGCGGTTCGAGGAGCGCTGGATTATTTAAGTAACCTTGGTCATAGCAGAATTGGTTATATTGGAGGACATAATGAGTCCTATGCTAGAACGACGCGTGATGAGAGGGAGCTTGCTTTTGGTGAATGGCTTCAAGAACACAATTTGCATGACTCTGCCTTCGTATATATGGGAACTAATTGGTACCCAGAGGACGGATATCAGCTAATGAAAAGTGCCCTGGAATCGCAGCTATGCCCAACGGCTTTTTTAGTTCAAAATGATTCGATGGCTGTAGGGGCTCTTCGTGCCCTTCATGAAGCAGGCGTCAAGGTGCCTGAAGAGATGTCCATTATTGGCTTCAATGACATTGCGATGTCGGCATTTATGCAGCCACCGTTAACGACCGTAAAGGTACATATGGAGTACATAGGCGAGACCGCCGTAGAACTGATCGCCGAGCGGCTTCTCTCCAAGCGTGATATAGCCAAAAAAGTAGTTCTTCCTACGAAACTTATCATCAGAGGAAGCTGTGCTGAACTTAAAACTCCGTAGCAGGAAAAACAACAACAATTGGTTAAACCTTATTAGATGGTTGATCTCTTGATTAGAATGAATACCACCATAATAAGCCATGAACTCCGAGCTGGAGGGTCATGGCTTATTGTCGTATAACGTTATGATGATTGTATGGGGCGAGCCCTAGTCAGCTCAGTCATATGAGCAATTAGACCATCGTGCTTCCTTAATTAAGGAAGGATGCATAGCGTTGCTGGAAAGATACCTCCATCTCGATCTGCCGTGCAAGCTGCTGTTTCACTTTATCTCCGCGTAATGACTGCAACTGTTGCAGGGGCTTCATCGAAGCGAACTGATCCTGTGCCATACGGGTCAATAGTTCTGCAAGTGTATCCGCATCCTCTAGAGCAGCATTGAGTCCGAATGCACCTGTTGGAGTCATCGTATGGGCAGCGTCACCGATAAGAACGATATTATCTTGCGTCCAAGTCTCGGAATAACTGCTTTCTACAGATAACAATACAAAGTCACTCCATGTTTGGATGTGCGCTTTAACCGAGTCAGCCAAACAAGGGAACGCCGTGACTAGTTTCTGAACAAATGGTGTAAAGGGTAGCTCGCGTAACTTGGAATAAGATCCTTGCGGGATGTTCCAGCCGATCTGAACATAGCCGCCGAATTGAGAGAAGAGAGCCAGCTGTTGCCCATCCATGCTTGCCATGCGTACCGCAGGTTCCCAGCCTACAGGTGCTGGGATGCGAGCCCATAACAGGTCATATCCATGCTTACGAATATCGGGGATCATTCCCGAATGTTTCCGTACAGCGGAGTATCGACCGTCAGCGCCGACAATAATGGAAGCTTCAATGGATGACGGAACACCATTTTGACGGATATTGACGCCAACAGGCTTGCCGGCCTTATCTCGCAATATCCCGGTCATGATTGTATTGAAGAGAATATGCTCCTGGGTGTGCTCTTGCTGTTGTGACTGGGAGACGATAATCTCTAACAAATATCCTGTGGTACATGGATGCCAACGTGCGAGACTTCATCACTTGGGAAAATGGTTTTAATAATTTTGCCGTCTTCCCAATATTGAATCTCCTCCAGCGGAAGTGCACCGCGCTCAGCAATAATGGAGTACAGTCCATGTTTGTTTAATATAGCTTCTCCATCGGTATTCAGCAGCTCTCCGCGGAACGACTTGTGAAGATGAGGCTGTCGTTCAATTAAAGCTGTGGATATGCCTTGTCGATTCAACAGATTCGATAAAAGCGCTCCACCAGGCCCAGCCCCAACGATACAGACATCGACGGTCAGCGTTTGATTTGTTTCATTTGTTTTATTCATATGTTAGAATTCCTTCGCTGTATTATAGGTGACAATTCATATACTTTATAACAATAAATTTATAAAAATAATTAAGTAACTAAAAGTAACTTTGAGCATAAGTAATTATAAACAAACTCCTTAAGATATTGCAATAGGTTGTTTGAGTACCTGTCTCTAAACTTGCCTAAACGTTTGACATTCATCCCATTTGAGCCGGTTGAATGCCAACGCATATTTCACAAACAAAATAGTACAAATATGTTACAATATAAGGTAGGTTATGATCATAGGTAGGAGGGACAGTTATGAGTCCGGATACGGAGCGAAACTCTCAATTGGCAAATATCGATCAATTGTTGGAGGCCTTCTTCAGATATAAAAATAAAGTGTTGGATCAGCAACAGAAGAATGAAACAAACTGCAAACTGAATCCAACCAAAAATCATATATTGGCCATGATATTACGTGAAGAACGTTGCATGGCTGTTGATGTGGCAAGACAGCTCAGCCTATCTTCGGGTGCAACGACAATTGTCCTGAATCAGTTAGAGAGTGAGGGGCTTATTCAACGAGTGCGCAGTGAAGAGGATCGGCGGATTGTCTGGTTATCCCTTACTAGTGAAGGAGAGCAGCTAGCCCGTACATTGATCGCGAATCGTGGCCGTATGACTTGGGAATTGTTGCAGGCACTTACAGAAGAGGAACAACAACAGATGATCGGCATGCTCAAAAAAATTGAGCTGAAGCTGCTGGAGAATATGAAAGCACTTGAGCAAGCGAATCGATAAGGTAATACGTCTCAAGCTAAGGCGTCAGCCTTCAAGAATTTCAGACCTTCGTTAGGTCTAACTCTTGAAGACTGGCGTTTTTTTATTGTAGATCTTAATTTAATTCATTCACTACAGGTTCATAAGTGGTCTTTGAATTTGGAGGAATATGCATTTCATATCGCGCATCCTTCGTAATCAAAAGCGGACTTTTTGAACAACCTCTTATAGGTGGAATCGGCGAATATGCTCTGTAAGGCCTTCAAGCTGCAAGATTTGCTTTTGCTTCTCACCCAGAAGATCAAAATGAGGAAAAGGCTCACGTCGATGAATATAACGAGGATTAAGTCCATGTGCACGGCACCATTCTTCGAGTCTTTCCAAATCTGCACATCCCACTTTGGTCACACTCTTCACGCCAGGGAAACGGGGGTCAATCCAAAAATGAGTGAGATAGGCAATTTCGCCACGGGAGACACGCTCTTTCCAGGCTGTCAGTTCATTCCGCTTAATTCCAAATGCCATAATTACCAAAATCCTTTCCAAACGGGTATTGTCCTGAACGTATTGTAACATCTTATAGTGGTAGTTCAAAAAGTCCGCTTTTGATTACGAAGGAACAGATTCAATCACAATTGTTCAAACGAAGCTATTATAAAATGTCGTGGTTGGGTAAATGTATATGACAACATTTTTATAAGAAGTATTCGTTATATGCTAAAATAAGGCATCAATGTCCTCATGCGGAAAGGGAATGACATCATGGAACTATTTATCGCAGTGCTCGTTTTACTGGTTCTGATCGGTTTATCCAATATCCTGAACCGATTTGTACCTTTTATCCCCGTTCCGCTCATTCAGATTGCGCTTGGTTTTGCTGTAGCGTTGCTACCAGCAGGCGTTCATCTGCCACTGAATCCGGAATTGTTCTTTGTGCTGTTTATTGCTCCATTGTTATACAACGATGGCAAACGAACACCTCGCAATGAATTGTGGAATCTTAGAGCGCCCATTCTGCTTCTTGCTCTAGGGCTTGTATTTGTCACCGTACTGGTGGGCGGATATGCGATTCACTGGCTTATTCCTACCATTCCACTTCCTGCTGCCTTTGCGCTAGCTGCAATTTTGTCCCCGACAGACGCTGTAGCTGTTGGAGCGATGGCAGGACGTGTACATCTTCCCAAAAGCATACATAGGTTACTTGAAGGAGAGGCGTTAATGAACGATGCCTCTGGATTGGTTGCTTTCAAATTTGCAATTGCTGCAACGGTTACAGGTGTTTTTTCACTTGCGGAGGCCTCGGTTAGCTTCTTAATTATTGCCATCGGCGGGCTACTTGCCGGTGCATTATTGTCGTTTCTGCTGATCCGGCTTGGTGTATGGATTCGTCGTCTTGGAATGGAGGATGTCACCATTCATATGCTTCTGCAGATTCTGACGCCATTCGTTATTTATCTCGTGAGTGAAGAGATCGGTGTCTCGGGGATTTTGGCAGTCGTGGCTGGTGGCATCATTCATGCGATTGAGCGTGATCGGACGGAATCCGTGCAACTGAAGATGCAGGTTGTATCGATGAGCACGTGGTCTGTAATTTTGTATATTCTGAATGGTCTGGTGTTTGTCATTCTAGGCGTGCAGATTCCAGATGTGTTAAATACTATTTTTGCCAATGCTTCGTTTAATAATGGACAGGTTCTCGGCTACGTAGGTCTGATTACGTTGTTGTTGTTAGTATTACGTTTTGCGTGGATTTATGTATTCTGGCGTGGGAACAAATGGTTTCGTCCTCAATCTTCGATTGGGAAGCCAAAATTCAAAGCAATGAGTTTGATTTCTCTCTCAGGTGTGAGAGGGGCAGTGACACTAGCAGGTGCATTCTCC
This genomic interval carries:
- a CDS encoding MarR family winged helix-turn-helix transcriptional regulator gives rise to the protein MSPDTERNSQLANIDQLLEAFFRYKNKVLDQQQKNETNCKLNPTKNHILAMILREERCMAVDVARQLSLSSGATTIVLNQLESEGLIQRVRSEEDRRIVWLSLTSEGEQLARTLIANRGRMTWELLQALTEEEQQQMIGMLKKIELKLLENMKALEQANR
- a CDS encoding acyltransferase family protein, whose amino-acid sequence is MSQSLSSKRHMNGLDGLRAIAVLGVIAYHLNLDFIPGGLLGVGIFFVLSGYLITDILLTQWKEHGRILLGDFWVRRVRRLLPGMLTMTAVVMIWLLCTDPSRLAALRGDIVAGVLYISNWWYIFHHVSYFESFGPPSPFGHFWSLAVEEQFYIVWPLLMVAAIVLFKRKGWLVVFIVIMAELSAGAMAIMYNPDLDPSRVYYGTDTRAFALLAGAALAVVWPSRKLSSSLANGNRLGMDAAGIAALLLLIYMMLNSSEYDSSLYQGGMVIQAIATTILVAVLAHPSSFLARIIGAKPLRWIGERSYGLYLWHYPVIVLTSPTVDTGGAHPVRIILQVLATVVLASLSLKYIENPIRYNGFRNTLSRMWGRGHRHGVSHMWWKRSALVLSMLLMVVTVSQMVIASESNSDSHSESMSTTLNSDHSVTEEKGQDVVPATVAPSDPGNKQDEKTDKPVAGSDDHSGKNDPPANPPDSSSKPEEQATDGGKETPTEQQDNSGESGEGAENSTDQATQSPEESDHTSDEPKGDTNSAASDEKIRYTIIGDSVILDAKPYLEQTMAGVHVDGHVGRQMWQAADVLSELKKNNQMGSKVILELGTNGSFNSKNLKSVLEFLKDEEHVYLVTVRVPRPWERTVNKALNEAATEYSNVSLIDWNAASEGQDAYFEKDGVHLTAEGSEAFAALVKNSIK
- a CDS encoding alpha/beta hydrolase-fold protein encodes the protein MKDSRSRSKKTKRKTIPIAALSAALMLTSSPSLIYAETTTAVQEETVQGESIQEESVKEESIQGGQEAVVDDPSVTAPIEQESAIPVTQQNTQLSTQLISSTPEGSPEAQKSRFYTATYVSDSLNQKEMSYRVYLPEGYYDSTRTYPVVYLLHGENNTSEQFESSGIANKLDQWMKDGTLQKMIVIMPDSSKGSYFVNQTEGDDQGNWENMIVNDLVPVVDGKFRTIDKPQYRAITGISMGGFGAFVVGLDHPEVFGSIGSHRAPLGMTIAGKNPMEMIKSKSENELKAYSIYLDGGADDPNTYADNSTNAIHAHLRSKSISHGYQMRPGDHTTDPLVDLNRSLGAFNAKFAKGILTGSFTATPQALGTDTNEVRVAYTTQLDRTAAQLFQNNGTDQDFELSVSLKVTNPAGELLYSDTNNAGDMITGSAESTFEDSFNIPVDQLGSSKSTTVSLEASLLGSTISLGSKPLIRVTPTGTLPEDIQIDLLGDWKFKKDSYPGPSLHGEADNVDTTDWATVQPGLDWWTDGFGGYEGLNNYYGAAWYQKTFFVPEDFPDQDLTLMAGKIDDADITYINGTKVGETGFENGVYKSSYWAASREYKIPSNLLKRGQVNTIAVYMLNDNGGGGWYSGPIGIYTKAAMQKIKDLPSEVPSENEVTSVKEFAAKQYQAIDQKNLTAYADTLSAKYFEKGIDKLKLLEQRQQWTKDYATIKTKINNPYVFTLDNRYLYTAEVVVTGTKADGTETVLQQGTVSQYYQQENGKLRETGDQKLFFVTEFYSESAKRTVKYRVYLPQSYLTNPDKRYSSVYLLHQFNSDSESYEIDKIDQILNKEIAAGRSKDMIVVMPDSSGMSWWVNGAEPDGVKWQDMVVKDLVPHVDQEFRTIDDARYRGTSGVSMGGFGSFAIGFQYPDLFSSAASHMGAINFTQAGQNPVEIIKSYPVEALKRYSIYLDSGNEDVYKFDVPVTTLHKYLKDNHVEHYAEIRDGLHDSAFYTKSIDLSFAQHSRHFADAHVADGVLAGSLNIQSGAGNKTVAYQVTAKEQLNAYVDHIPTSPYVKNQTPDLHIPVILELVNQATGERVAVQQDALKARTGGVSKEGTLTVPALQDGNYSLRLKASVLDRTFTLATANYTVGGSTGGSSGNTGGSSTGGSSSGTPAVTPAPPVATPGANTNTDGVNGATTVSREDVAAALEKQTELSIKLAEGISLVLPFDALKQIVSELGSEFKLLNLKSIPVAATEQNSKIASAGQRLGGQLKSAGSFISLELSATLEDGTVRQLNPTFGRPVQIELAADAGTDHHLVGVYHWNEKGEVAFKRSTWNSETDTMEAQINELGTYSLMTFTKPFNDVQSGSWYNRAVEVMVAQHIVKGVNDADFAPQSPVTRAEFAALLTRMLGLEETANAPFADVAQDKWYASSVAAAYQAGIINGVSDAAFEPNRQITREQMAVMTYNALQTLYPGEGGTSHDALAEFTDGGDIHPWAQQQLSTLVQLGLIQGNGKSMKPQGTATRGEAVQVLLNLMEHKGQ
- a CDS encoding LacI family DNA-binding transcriptional regulator, which gives rise to MATIKDIAGQAGVSIATVSRVLNYDPTLSVSDETRKRILEIAQQLNYRTPRERNGSGAAHGVPKETRRIGLMNWYTDQEEMLDPYYLAIRLGIERECFKHQFELMKMYKHSTGEGIDWNGEAPDGIIAVGRFEQKDIDCFPANLDAVVFVDSSPDEEHFDSVVFDMRHAVRGALDYLSNLGHSRIGYIGGHNESYARTTRDERELAFGEWLQEHNLHDSAFVYMGTNWYPEDGYQLMKSALESQLCPTAFLVQNDSMAVGALRALHEAGVKVPEEMSIIGFNDIAMSAFMQPPLTTVKVHMEYIGETAVELIAERLLSKRDIAKKVVLPTKLIIRGSCAELKTP
- a CDS encoding FAD-dependent monooxygenase is translated as MLEIIVSQSQQQEHTQEHILFNTIMTGILRDKAGKPVGVNIRQNGVPSSIEASIIVGADGRYSAVRKHSGMIPDIRKHGYDLLWARIPAPVGWEPAVRMASMDGQQLALFSQFGGYVQIGWNIPQGSYSKLRELPFTPFVQKLVTAFPCLADSVKAHIQTWSDFVLLSVESSYSETWTQDNIVLIGDAAHTMTPTGAFGLNAALEDADTLAELLTRMAQDQFASMKPLQQLQSLRGDKVKQQLARQIEMEVSFQQRYASFLN
- a CDS encoding FAD-dependent oxidoreductase, whose product is MNKTNETNQTLTVDVCIVGAGPGGALLSNLLNRQGISTALIERQPHLHKSFRGELLNTDGEAILNKHGLYSIIAERGALPLEEIQYWEDGKIIKTIFPSDEVSHVGIHVPQDIC